One segment of Desulfurobacteriaceae bacterium DNA contains the following:
- a CDS encoding FAD-linked oxidase C-terminal domain-containing protein: MDKRKVEKFLKDLIGEDKVKSSLDWRITYSYDGTPTGSKGIPDFVVFPENEKDVSKILSFANEERIPIYPRGAGSGLTGGADPFDGGIVISTEKMNRILEIDEDNLAVLTEPGVVTYNLQKEVEKRGLFYPPDPSSYKYSTIGGNIAENAGGPRCVKYGVTKDYVMQLEVVFADGTIANVGSKAVKSVAGYNLKDLIVGSEGTLAFITKAYLKLIPKPEAVRTAMAIFPKVEQAAQAVADMFKAKVIPTACEFMDKNSIVAVENYAKIGLPTYAEGLLIIEVDGYESVVDELINRAIEVCKKAGAVEVKTAKTEKEREAIWHARRSLSPAIVRLKPKKINEDVVVPRSRIPDLIKNVYKIADKYNLMVVNFGHAGDGNIHVNFMYEPEEEERVEQAVREVFLLTLELEGSVSGEHGIGWMKKEFLPLEAKEALKVMKAIKKALDPNNILNPGKIFDLD; encoded by the coding sequence ATGGATAAAAGAAAGGTAGAAAAGTTCTTAAAGGATTTAATAGGAGAAGATAAAGTTAAATCCTCTTTAGATTGGAGAATAACTTATTCCTACGATGGAACTCCAACTGGAAGTAAAGGTATTCCAGACTTTGTAGTTTTTCCCGAAAATGAAAAGGATGTTTCAAAGATTCTTTCTTTTGCCAATGAAGAAAGAATTCCAATTTATCCAAGAGGAGCGGGTTCTGGACTTACGGGTGGAGCAGATCCATTTGACGGAGGAATCGTAATTTCAACGGAGAAAATGAATAGGATCTTAGAAATAGATGAGGACAATCTTGCTGTTCTTACAGAACCTGGAGTAGTTACCTATAACCTTCAGAAGGAAGTAGAAAAAAGAGGTCTTTTCTATCCCCCCGACCCTTCAAGCTATAAATACTCAACCATTGGTGGAAATATAGCAGAGAACGCTGGTGGCCCAAGATGTGTAAAGTATGGGGTAACCAAAGATTACGTTATGCAGCTTGAAGTTGTCTTTGCAGATGGAACAATCGCAAATGTAGGTTCAAAAGCAGTAAAGTCTGTTGCCGGCTATAACCTTAAGGATTTAATCGTTGGCTCTGAAGGAACACTTGCTTTCATTACGAAAGCTTACTTAAAACTCATTCCCAAACCTGAAGCTGTAAGAACTGCAATGGCAATATTTCCAAAGGTTGAACAGGCTGCCCAAGCCGTTGCAGATATGTTCAAAGCTAAAGTAATTCCGACAGCTTGCGAGTTTATGGATAAAAACTCAATAGTAGCAGTTGAAAACTACGCAAAAATTGGACTTCCAACTTACGCTGAGGGATTGCTCATCATTGAAGTTGACGGATACGAAAGTGTAGTAGATGAACTTATAAACAGGGCAATAGAGGTTTGTAAAAAGGCTGGAGCAGTAGAGGTAAAGACCGCTAAGACAGAAAAAGAAAGAGAAGCCATATGGCACGCGAGACGATCCCTTTCTCCAGCTATTGTTCGTCTCAAACCCAAGAAAATCAACGAGGATGTGGTAGTTCCAAGAAGTAGAATTCCCGATTTAATTAAAAATGTTTACAAAATTGCCGATAAATATAACCTGATGGTTGTTAACTTCGGACACGCAGGAGATGGAAACATACACGTTAACTTTATGTACGAGCCAGAGGAAGAAGAAAGGGTAGAACAAGCCGTGAGGGAAGTGTTTTTACTTACTCTAGAACTTGAAGGTTCTGTTTCTGGTGAACACGGAATTGGTTGGATGAAAAAGGAATTTTTGCCTTTAGAGGCAAAGGAAGCATTAAAAGTTATGAAAGCTATAAAGAAGGCTTTAGATCCTAATAACATACTTAACCCAGGAAAAATATTTGACTTAGACTAA